A genomic region of Leptolyngbya sp. NIES-2104 contains the following coding sequences:
- a CDS encoding chemotaxis protein CheB: protein MADSDSNGDRTAQHIITIGASAGGVETLVQLVKCLPADLDAAVFIVVHFPARATSVLPSILNRVKTLPAQHAIDGMAIKSQQIYIAQPDYHLIIERDRVRLSHDARENGHRPAIDALFRSAAYTYGQRIIGVILTGTLDDGAAGLLTIKARGGYAIVQDPEEAMFPGMPLNAIKAVEVDAILPVQDIADRLCERVKLPIPDPPLRKPMSEVMPQDDQWVAQEKHAIEQGKRSGYASAFTCPDCGGVLWELTDHNMMRYRCHVGHAYSIESLLSEKDDSLERALWTANRAMEEKAALARRMATQARKSNHPMSEVQFSERAEEAEKHADVLKQVLLQQIELKAQIEEGRSALS, encoded by the coding sequence ATGGCAGATTCTGATTCAAATGGCGATCGAACAGCGCAGCACATTATTACGATCGGAGCTTCAGCAGGCGGAGTCGAAACCCTGGTACAGCTTGTTAAATGTTTACCCGCTGATTTAGATGCCGCCGTCTTTATCGTGGTGCATTTCCCGGCTCGTGCAACCAGCGTTTTGCCAAGCATTCTTAATCGTGTGAAAACGCTTCCAGCGCAACACGCGATCGATGGCATGGCGATCAAATCTCAACAGATCTACATCGCTCAGCCCGATTATCATTTAATCATTGAGCGCGATCGCGTTCGACTCAGCCACGATGCCCGTGAAAATGGTCATCGCCCTGCGATCGATGCGTTATTTCGTTCTGCCGCTTACACTTATGGTCAGCGCATTATTGGCGTGATCTTGACCGGAACTTTAGACGATGGCGCTGCGGGATTGTTAACGATCAAAGCGCGAGGCGGCTATGCGATCGTGCAAGACCCAGAAGAAGCGATGTTTCCTGGAATGCCCCTCAATGCCATTAAAGCTGTTGAAGTCGATGCAATTTTGCCTGTTCAGGACATTGCTGATCGACTCTGTGAGCGTGTTAAACTCCCGATCCCCGATCCACCGCTGAGAAAACCAATGTCTGAAGTCATGCCACAAGACGATCAATGGGTCGCACAAGAAAAACACGCGATCGAGCAAGGAAAGCGATCCGGGTATGCGTCTGCGTTTACTTGTCCCGACTGCGGTGGCGTTCTCTGGGAACTCACCGATCACAATATGATGCGATATCGCTGCCATGTGGGTCATGCGTATTCGATCGAGAGTTTGCTGTCTGAGAAGGACGATAGCTTAGAGCGGGCGCTGTGGACGGCAAATCGAGCGATGGAGGAGAAAGCAGCACTAGCTCGTCGCATGGCAACACAAGCGAGAAAATCAAATCATCCGATGTCGGAAGTTCAGTTTTCAGAACGGGCAGAAGAAGCGGAAAAACACGCGGATGTTTTGAAGCAGGTGTTGTTGCAGCAGATCGAATTGAAGGCGCAAATTGAGGAGGGTAGATCGGCATTAAGTTAG
- a CDS encoding ATP-binding protein, whose amino-acid sequence MTSIDYSFFGEYVQTVQHRAQVLYENAIGNSSIQSDLTITCLEELRVAVEELQVAEEELQQQNEVLVAAQSTIDTERQRYQDLFEFAPDAYIVSDLYGVVREANRAATALLNISHHYLINKPLVNFVADSHRSGFRAVLSQLTTIHRIQEWELPMCGRKSEPFEAAITVQAVCDRHGKSISLRWLIRDITTRKQTEAKLQETQLQNLELVEADRLKDQFMATISHELRTPMTAILGFSQLLQKRIEPLEDPQIESMVERIVRNSKHLLSLIEELLDFSKLKARRLELNPLTFSLNQLAIETVHELQSLSDQKGLALQIDCDNPNVSLFNDPVRVRQVIINLLSNAIKFTDEGQVTLGFWELPEGRIMIAVQDTGMGIDLKDQENIFQEFWQIHQGSTRKNQGTGLGLAIVRALVELMQGSITIDSQVGQGTTFRIELPRNVRV is encoded by the coding sequence ATGACATCTATAGACTATAGTTTTTTCGGTGAGTACGTTCAGACCGTTCAGCATCGAGCACAAGTACTATACGAAAATGCTATCGGTAATTCGTCTATTCAGTCAGATTTAACCATTACTTGCCTAGAAGAATTGCGCGTCGCAGTTGAAGAATTACAGGTTGCAGAAGAAGAATTACAACAACAAAACGAAGTATTAGTTGCGGCTCAAAGTACGATCGACACAGAACGCCAACGCTATCAAGATTTATTTGAATTTGCGCCTGATGCCTATATTGTGAGCGATTTGTATGGAGTGGTTCGAGAGGCAAATCGCGCTGCTACAGCGTTGTTGAATATTAGTCATCATTATTTAATCAACAAGCCTTTGGTGAACTTCGTCGCTGACAGCCATCGCTCAGGATTCCGAGCAGTTCTGAGTCAGTTAACGACAATTCATCGCATTCAAGAATGGGAATTACCGATGTGCGGGCGCAAAAGTGAACCATTCGAGGCAGCGATTACGGTGCAAGCCGTGTGCGATCGACACGGAAAATCGATTTCTCTACGCTGGCTCATTCGCGACATCACTACACGCAAACAAACCGAAGCCAAACTACAAGAGACTCAACTGCAAAATCTCGAATTAGTCGAAGCCGATCGCTTAAAAGATCAGTTTATGGCAACAATTTCACACGAGTTACGCACACCGATGACCGCGATTCTCGGATTTTCTCAACTGCTGCAAAAACGAATTGAACCGCTCGAAGATCCGCAGATCGAAAGCATGGTCGAGCGAATCGTCCGCAACAGTAAACATTTGTTAAGCCTGATCGAAGAACTGCTCGACTTTTCTAAACTCAAGGCGCGAAGACTTGAATTAAATCCGCTGACATTTAGTTTGAATCAGTTAGCGATCGAAACCGTTCACGAACTTCAATCGCTCTCAGATCAAAAAGGTTTAGCGCTACAAATTGATTGCGACAATCCGAATGTATCGCTCTTTAATGATCCGGTACGAGTACGACAAGTCATCATTAATCTATTATCAAACGCGATCAAATTTACTGATGAAGGTCAAGTCACTTTAGGATTTTGGGAGCTTCCTGAAGGACGGATTATGATCGCCGTTCAAGATACTGGAATGGGCATTGACTTAAAAGATCAAGAAAATATCTTCCAAGAATTTTGGCAAATTCACCAAGGCTCCACACGGAAAAATCAAGGAACCGGACTCGGACTCGCGATCGTACGGGCACTAGTTGAATTAATGCAAGGTTCAATCACGATCGATAGCCAAGTCGGACAAGGCACAACTTTCCGAATCGAACTGCCTAGAAATGTTAGGGTATAG
- a CDS encoding peptidoglycan-binding domain-containing protein: MPVTSLADLRENLDGLGYYLGPRGLDGLGNSVSACDREILGAIDCSVTSLRQLANIEDYTRAAILQFQIDNNVAATGNDGPQLRSTIEKTVRILQDNLKNVLKISIELSGNYRRTTYNAVKSYQKSRGFPVTGIATITVRRRLNDDARGGSATPSPTPSPTSELEELRKLRSDIITLKQSLQSRQITDEEFIREVFIRVP, encoded by the coding sequence ATGCCAGTCACTTCACTCGCAGATCTTAGGGAAAATCTAGACGGGTTGGGATACTATCTTGGACCGAGAGGACTAGACGGATTGGGCAATAGTGTAAGTGCTTGCGATCGCGAAATTTTAGGCGCGATCGATTGCAGTGTCACCTCGCTACGCCAACTCGCCAATATCGAAGACTACACCCGCGCCGCCATTCTGCAATTTCAAATTGATAACAACGTAGCAGCGACCGGAAACGATGGACCACAACTGAGAAGCACGATCGAAAAAACGGTCAGGATTCTGCAAGATAATCTGAAAAATGTATTGAAAATCTCGATCGAACTTTCTGGAAATTACCGTCGCACGACTTACAATGCGGTCAAATCTTATCAGAAAAGTCGCGGTTTTCCTGTAACTGGAATTGCCACAATTACGGTACGGAGACGCTTGAATGACGATGCACGAGGGGGTTCTGCAACGCCTTCACCTACCCCGTCTCCTACTTCCGAACTAGAAGAATTACGGAAACTCAGAAGTGACATTATCACGCTCAAACAAAGCCTGCAATCTCGGCAAATCACCGACGAAGAATTCATTCGAGAAGTCTTTATTCGAGTGCCTTAA
- the lepB gene encoding signal peptidase I, with product MTPETKVETPTVAPAPKWRAWWENFQILFIALILALIVRSYIAEPRFIPSDSMIPTLEIGDRLVVEKISYRLHPPEFGDIIVFDPPTQLQEMGYAKDQAFIKRIIGTPGQTIEIKSGKVFVDNQPLQESYIAEPPKYKMPAVQVPEGSYFVMGDNRNNSNDSHVWGFLPQKFILGRAWFRFYPIDRIGKV from the coding sequence ATGACACCCGAAACCAAAGTTGAAACCCCCACTGTTGCCCCCGCTCCCAAATGGAGAGCTTGGTGGGAGAACTTTCAGATCTTGTTCATCGCGCTGATTTTGGCGTTAATTGTGCGATCGTACATTGCAGAACCGCGCTTTATTCCCTCAGATTCGATGATCCCGACTTTAGAGATTGGCGATCGCTTAGTGGTGGAAAAAATCTCTTACCGTCTCCATCCGCCCGAATTCGGAGACATCATCGTTTTCGATCCGCCGACTCAGCTTCAAGAAATGGGCTACGCAAAAGATCAGGCGTTTATTAAGCGGATTATTGGCACACCAGGACAAACGATCGAGATTAAATCCGGCAAAGTATTCGTAGATAATCAACCGCTACAAGAGTCCTACATTGCTGAACCGCCAAAATACAAAATGCCTGCTGTGCAAGTTCCTGAAGGCAGTTATTTTGTCATGGGCGACAATCGGAACAACAGCAATGATTCTCACGTTTGGGGATTCTTGCCGCAGAAATTCATTTTAGGTCGGGCTTGGTTTCGGTTTTATCCTATCGATCGAATTGGCAAGGTGTAA
- a CDS encoding Uma2 family endonuclease has product MMLTAKDLEQFQAQHPDHRMELVDGEIIVMSPSGYESDEVASRMSGKMFNWVDDRRLGRITGSSAGFILPNSDTRAPDVSFVRAERLRQSPRGFAELAPDLMVEVKSPTDSVTKLRNKIQQFLELGTQVGILLNPEARTVEIYRSGQSTIVLQDGDILTIPDLFPGWQVAVEELWSPRFDEL; this is encoded by the coding sequence ATGATGCTAACTGCTAAGGATTTAGAACAATTTCAAGCACAACATCCTGATCATCGAATGGAGTTGGTAGATGGGGAAATTATTGTTATGAGTCCATCCGGTTACGAGTCTGATGAAGTGGCATCGCGGATGAGTGGCAAGATGTTTAACTGGGTAGACGATCGACGTTTAGGACGCATTACGGGATCATCTGCTGGATTCATTTTGCCGAACTCTGACACTCGCGCCCCGGATGTTTCGTTTGTCCGGGCTGAACGGTTGCGCCAGAGTCCTCGCGGTTTTGCAGAATTAGCCCCAGATTTAATGGTCGAGGTGAAGTCTCCAACCGATAGCGTGACCAAGTTGAGAAACAAAATTCAGCAATTTTTAGAGCTAGGAACTCAAGTTGGAATTTTGCTGAATCCTGAAGCTCGAACTGTGGAAATTTATCGATCGGGTCAAAGTACGATCGTGCTTCAAGATGGAGACATTCTGACAATCCCCGATCTTTTCCCCGGCTGGCAGGTCGCAGTCGAGGAACTGTGGTCGCCGCGATTTGATGAATTGTGA
- a CDS encoding Uma2 family endonuclease, with product MVTQPQTTTPNEIVYPESDGKPMADNTKQFRWIVTIKENLEILFADDSMVFIAGDLLWYPIEGNNRICQAPDVMVVFGRPKGDRGSYQQWKEDNIAPQVAFEILSPSNTAAEMTRKLAFYQQHGIEEYYVYDPDRNELVALEAQNGTLLEVPEVQGWQSPRLGIQFELNEETLQIYYPNGDRFLSSVQLSAQRDRERQRAEQADQRAEQERQRAEQERQRAEQAEARSQQLAERLRSLGIDPDIL from the coding sequence ATGGTAACTCAGCCACAAACAACCACTCCCAACGAAATCGTTTACCCGGAAAGCGACGGCAAGCCGATGGCAGATAATACGAAGCAATTTCGCTGGATTGTCACCATCAAAGAAAATCTAGAGATTCTGTTTGCTGATGATTCAATGGTGTTTATTGCCGGGGACTTGCTGTGGTATCCGATCGAAGGCAACAACAGAATTTGTCAGGCTCCTGATGTGATGGTCGTATTTGGCAGACCGAAAGGGGATCGAGGTTCCTATCAACAATGGAAGGAAGACAACATCGCGCCCCAAGTTGCATTCGAGATCTTATCACCCAGCAACACCGCTGCGGAAATGACTCGAAAGTTAGCGTTCTACCAGCAACACGGCATCGAAGAGTATTACGTTTACGACCCCGATCGCAATGAGTTAGTCGCATTAGAGGCGCAAAACGGAACGCTGCTTGAGGTTCCAGAGGTTCAGGGCTGGCAGAGTCCGCGATTAGGGATTCAATTTGAACTGAATGAAGAAACCTTGCAAATCTACTATCCGAATGGCGATCGCTTTCTTAGTTCGGTTCAACTCTCTGCCCAGCGCGATCGAGAGCGGCAACGTGCAGAGCAAGCTGACCAACGTGCAGAACAAGAACGGCAACGTGCAGAACAAGAACGGCAACGTGCAGAACAGGCTGAGGCGCGATCGCAGCAACTCGCAGAACGATTGCGATCACTTGGAATTGATCCAGACATTCTCTAA
- a CDS encoding ABC transporter ATP-binding protein has translation MPQTTIIRLEGITKVYGIEETIVHALAGVDLTVEQGEYCAIMGASGSGKSTMMNIIGCLDRPTAGRYYLDGEDVAQLDDRALAHIRNRKIGFVFQQFHLLPQLTALENVMLPMVYANVPPAERRDRATEALIRVGLEQRMQNKPTQLSGGQQQRVAIARAIVNRPVLLLADEPTGALDSTTTQEILSIFTQLNASGMTVVMVTHEPEVARCTRRVIWFKDGQVLTPYLAPEEVGVATVG, from the coding sequence ATGCCTCAGACGACGATTATTCGATTAGAAGGAATCACCAAAGTTTACGGGATTGAAGAAACGATCGTGCATGCGCTTGCAGGAGTCGATCTGACTGTTGAACAGGGTGAATACTGCGCGATTATGGGCGCTTCGGGGTCGGGCAAATCAACGATGATGAACATTATTGGATGTCTCGATCGACCCACTGCCGGACGGTACTATCTCGATGGTGAAGATGTGGCGCAACTCGACGATCGCGCTTTAGCTCACATTCGGAACCGCAAGATCGGCTTTGTGTTCCAGCAGTTCCATTTATTGCCGCAGTTAACCGCGCTGGAAAATGTGATGCTGCCGATGGTGTATGCGAATGTGCCTCCCGCAGAAAGACGCGATCGAGCAACCGAAGCGTTGATTCGAGTGGGATTAGAACAGCGAATGCAGAATAAGCCGACTCAATTATCAGGAGGACAACAGCAGCGGGTCGCGATCGCAAGAGCGATCGTTAATCGTCCGGTTTTGCTGCTTGCCGATGAGCCGACAGGGGCGCTTGATTCTACGACGACTCAGGAGATTCTCAGCATCTTCACTCAATTGAATGCGAGTGGAATGACGGTTGTGATGGTGACGCATGAACCGGAAGTCGCTCGATGTACTCGTCGGGTGATCTGGTTTAAAGATGGGCAAGTTTTAACGCCGTATCTTGCACCTGAAGAGGTTGGAGTGGCGACAGTGGGTTAG
- a CDS encoding ABC transporter permease encodes MDFGESLKMAVRTLTANKLRSSLTMLGMVIGNASVIAMIGIGQGAQRLAAEQFESLGPNVLFVTPGSGQARQRTTNLPRTLVWEDAKAIAEQLPSVGGVAAQKSAQFPVVYGNRNSSSLIVGATPEFLPVRSFDVARGRFISETDLKRNQRVVALGADLATRFFGDKNPIGEEIRIRNVSFKIVGVLQAKGSFLGSNQDDAAYIPLTTMSSTLTGRTSPYGLDLTFISVSARDEANIPAAEFQITNLLRRRHKIVNEDDFTVQTQKDILQIVGTITSGLTAMLAAIAGVSLLVGGIGIMNIMLVSVTERTSEIGLRKAIGASGNDILTQFMIEAVILSAAGGLIGTIVGVGGVVIVAAFTPLEAIVAPAAIILAVTVSGSIGLGFGVIPARQAAKLDPIVALRSA; translated from the coding sequence ATGGATTTTGGTGAAAGCTTAAAGATGGCGGTAAGGACGCTCACCGCCAACAAACTTCGCAGTAGTTTGACGATGTTGGGAATGGTCATCGGGAATGCGTCTGTGATTGCGATGATCGGAATCGGGCAAGGAGCGCAGAGATTAGCCGCAGAGCAGTTCGAGTCATTGGGTCCGAATGTGTTGTTTGTGACTCCGGGAAGTGGACAGGCGCGGCAACGGACGACGAATTTACCGAGAACGCTCGTTTGGGAAGATGCGAAAGCGATCGCCGAACAGCTTCCATCGGTTGGCGGTGTTGCGGCTCAGAAAAGCGCTCAGTTTCCAGTCGTTTACGGCAACCGGAATTCATCCTCGCTGATCGTCGGAGCAACTCCGGAGTTTCTGCCCGTTCGGAGTTTTGATGTTGCAAGGGGGCGCTTTATTTCAGAGACGGATCTGAAGCGAAATCAGCGCGTTGTGGCATTGGGGGCGGATTTGGCGACTCGGTTCTTCGGGGATAAGAACCCGATCGGGGAAGAAATCCGTATCCGAAATGTCAGTTTCAAAATCGTTGGGGTGCTTCAAGCGAAAGGATCATTTCTCGGTAGCAATCAAGACGATGCTGCCTATATTCCTTTAACCACGATGTCTAGTACTTTAACCGGGCGGACTTCTCCGTATGGTTTAGATTTGACCTTTATTTCTGTGTCCGCTAGAGATGAAGCGAATATTCCAGCGGCGGAATTTCAGATCACAAACTTGCTGAGACGGCGACACAAAATCGTGAATGAAGATGATTTCACGGTGCAGACTCAGAAAGATATTCTGCAAATCGTCGGCACGATTACGAGTGGATTAACCGCGATGTTAGCTGCGATCGCTGGAGTTTCTCTTTTAGTCGGTGGCATTGGAATCATGAATATCATGCTGGTTTCTGTGACTGAGAGAACTTCAGAAATTGGACTGAGAAAAGCGATCGGGGCTTCGGGAAATGATATTCTCACCCAATTTATGATCGAAGCTGTGATTCTTTCTGCGGCGGGTGGCTTAATTGGAACGATCGTTGGTGTTGGGGGCGTGGTGATCGTTGCTGCCTTTACGCCACTTGAAGCGATCGTTGCTCCTGCTGCAATTATTCTGGCGGTGACGGTATCCGGCTCGATCGGTCTTGGATTCGGTGTGATTCCCGCTCGTCAAGCTGCCAAACTCGATCCTATTGTTGCGCTCCGGAGTGCTTAA
- a CDS encoding efflux RND transporter periplasmic adaptor subunit, whose translation MQVPFFGKVGKSSSRWLLALLATGAIATSGGAFLISRQFTPRQETATISVESKTVTARISASGEVIPIRTVNLSPKTAGKIAQLLVDQGDSVTQGQVVARMESQDVEAELNQARARVAEAQAKLDQLRAGTRVEEIRQAESEVERARGEIRRVEGLVADANSAVEFARTQTRRQRELASQGAIASNALDEFIRREQNANQTLSQAQAQLSQSQAQLNQANQQLEQRQNGARPEEIRQSEAQLQNAIAQLEQVQNRLEDTLIRAPFSGVITQRYSTVGAFVTPTTQATTGADGSASTSIFGLASGLEVRAKVPEVDIGQIKRGQEVDIRVDAFPEETFKGRVRLIAPEAVTERDVTSFSVRIDILSGRDKLKSKMNANVSFLGDSIPNTIVVPTAALSTQRGQTGVWVPGENNKPRFQRVTTGLSFDNDTQILDGIQPGDRIFVQPPEGQKIDNTNQGG comes from the coding sequence ATGCAAGTTCCTTTTTTTGGCAAGGTTGGGAAAAGTTCGTCCCGCTGGTTGTTAGCGCTCCTCGCAACAGGCGCGATCGCTACTTCGGGGGGTGCTTTTCTGATTTCGCGGCAGTTTACCCCCCGTCAGGAAACCGCAACCATTTCTGTAGAATCAAAGACGGTGACAGCCCGCATTTCAGCGAGTGGGGAAGTCATACCGATTCGGACGGTGAATCTCAGCCCGAAAACGGCGGGTAAGATTGCTCAGTTGCTGGTGGATCAGGGCGATTCGGTGACGCAGGGGCAGGTCGTTGCTCGGATGGAAAGTCAGGATGTCGAGGCGGAACTGAATCAAGCGCGGGCGCGAGTGGCAGAAGCGCAAGCGAAATTAGATCAACTTAGAGCCGGAACCCGTGTCGAAGAGATTCGCCAAGCAGAATCGGAAGTAGAGCGGGCAAGAGGTGAAATTCGCCGGGTAGAAGGACTGGTTGCGGATGCGAATTCGGCAGTCGAGTTTGCGCGGACGCAGACGAGACGACAGCGGGAATTGGCAAGTCAAGGCGCGATCGCATCAAATGCACTCGATGAATTCATTCGCCGTGAACAGAACGCGAATCAAACCTTGAGTCAAGCACAAGCGCAATTGAGTCAATCACAGGCGCAATTAAATCAAGCGAATCAGCAGTTAGAGCAGCGTCAGAACGGAGCACGACCCGAAGAAATTCGACAGTCAGAAGCTCAGTTGCAAAATGCGATCGCTCAACTCGAACAGGTGCAAAATCGGCTTGAAGATACCTTAATTCGCGCTCCTTTTTCGGGTGTGATTACGCAGCGATATTCAACCGTGGGCGCTTTTGTCACTCCAACGACGCAAGCCACCACAGGCGCAGATGGTTCTGCTTCGACTTCGATTTTTGGGCTGGCGAGTGGGTTAGAAGTTCGGGCGAAAGTGCCGGAAGTCGATATCGGACAGATTAAACGCGGTCAGGAAGTTGATATCCGCGTCGATGCTTTTCCAGAAGAGACATTTAAAGGACGAGTGCGATTGATTGCGCCGGAAGCAGTGACAGAACGCGATGTCACTTCGTTCTCAGTGCGGATTGATATTCTGAGCGGACGCGATAAGTTGAAATCGAAAATGAACGCCAATGTGAGTTTCTTAGGCGATTCGATTCCGAATACGATCGTCGTTCCGACTGCCGCACTTTCGACACAGCGCGGACAAACGGGCGTATGGGTTCCGGGTGAAAATAATAAGCCGAGATTCCAAAGAGTCACGACTGGATTGAGTTTTGATAACGACACTCAGATCTTGGATGGAATTCAACCGGGCGATCGTATTTTCGTTCAGCCACCTGAAGGACAAAAAATAGACAACACGAATCAAGGCGGATAA
- a CDS encoding alpha/beta fold hydrolase, whose amino-acid sequence MLATIRDTQIYFDIEGAGLVPHGNQMREKPVAFLIHGGPGADHSSYKPTFSALSNKMQLVYFDHRGQGRSLRGDQSKYTLDENVEDMEALRQHLGLEKIIAIGGSYGGMVALTYASRYPQNLSHLIVIATVPDFRFLKRAQEILQERGTPEQIAIAEFLWNGNFESEEQLGEYFRIMHPLYSYTADPTKMVKSRTILSIDAINQAFGGFLRSYNVLDQLHKITVPTLVIAGRHDWICPPEFSEEIAQAIPNADLRIFENSGHLIRADEPEALLDAIAGFIVYKK is encoded by the coding sequence ATGTTGGCAACTATTCGAGACACACAAATCTACTTTGATATCGAAGGCGCGGGACTTGTTCCTCACGGGAATCAAATGCGCGAAAAGCCTGTTGCATTTCTCATCCATGGCGGACCCGGAGCCGACCACAGTTCCTACAAACCGACTTTCTCAGCATTAAGCAACAAAATGCAGCTTGTCTACTTCGACCATCGCGGACAAGGACGATCGCTGCGGGGCGACCAATCAAAATACACGCTCGATGAAAACGTCGAGGATATGGAAGCATTGCGGCAACATTTGGGACTGGAAAAAATTATCGCGATCGGTGGTTCTTACGGCGGCATGGTTGCACTCACTTACGCCAGCCGCTATCCGCAAAACCTTTCACACTTAATCGTTATTGCCACGGTTCCCGATTTTCGCTTTCTCAAACGCGCTCAGGAAATTCTGCAAGAACGTGGCACACCCGAACAAATTGCGATCGCCGAATTTCTCTGGAATGGTAACTTTGAATCCGAAGAACAGCTCGGTGAATATTTCCGCATCATGCACCCGCTCTATTCGTACACGGCTGATCCAACGAAAATGGTAAAGTCTCGAACGATTTTATCGATCGATGCGATCAATCAGGCGTTTGGCGGATTTTTGCGCTCTTACAACGTTCTCGACCAACTGCACAAAATCACCGTTCCAACTTTAGTAATTGCAGGTCGTCACGATTGGATCTGTCCGCCGGAATTCTCGGAGGAGATTGCTCAAGCGATTCCAAATGCAGATTTAAGAATTTTTGAAAATAGCGGTCACTTGATTCGAGCCGATGAACCGGAAGCATTACTCGATGCGATCGCAGGTTTCATCGTTTACAAAAAATAG